Part of the Sander lucioperca isolate FBNREF2018 chromosome 1, SLUC_FBN_1.2, whole genome shotgun sequence genome is shown below.
gccagaccctcctcaacagcgctgtggaggaaggtctggcaaagcgagaccacATTTATGCTAAACATTGTGGTTTCCAATTTCAGAGCACATGAAAACGCACACTTCCCTACCTTTCTGCACATGAATGATGTCAGGGAAATTGGCCAGGTGTCCTCTGTAGAGGTCCAGCAGGTCAGAAATGGGAGCCAGGTCGTGGCGTGGCTGCTCAGCAAAATACTCTCCCACCGCCTCGTAGGCCTCGCCGGTGTAGGCGATGGCTTTGTTCAGGCCTGCTGAGTAGGTCTGCTGGTCCAGCTCGAACGCCTGCCCCAGGAGTGCGAAGGACTGTCCGACTTTCTGGTACTCCTTCTTGAACCCTGCCATCTGCTTGCGGGCAAACTCGTTGATGGTGGCGTTCACGACCACGATGTTCTCGTCCATCCTCTTGGTGAAGGTCTTGAAGCCTTCGATCTTGCTCTCGACTTCCTGGAGGTCCAGCGGGACAGCCGGCGTGCTGAAGAAAAGGACCAAAAAGATGGTAATTTTAGACCTTCTGAAAgtcctttttttaattgaagtattaCATCATCTTTGTTGATTATTCCTCTGTTATCTCCTCCTCGCTATCAGGCACTCCCTGTGTAAAATGAAAGCTTCCAGTTACAGCAGGGTGAAACAAGGACAATTGATAACAGTGTCTTGCTAAAGGGCAAATATCCTCCAcagggtggacaaaataacaggAATATCTGACACAATACTATGATGTAACCCAGCACCACAAACTTGATTCATACCTCTCTGACACACTATGAACACAAATTTACAACAATTAACATTCTAAGCTTTCCTAAGTGTTCCTATCATTTTGTCTACCCCCTCTACACAATTAATTGGCATTCTTTGTAACATTGTGTGAAGTGCTGTTATTCATAGTATTGGTGTACCTTCTTTCCCTGAAACTCCGACATCCTGTACTTCAGCTATTAATtacctacatttcccagaatgcctttTTATCTCCAAAAGACTGGGCTGTAACTTGATAAGTTCACTGGCTGGTTATAGACGTAGAGCGAGCATGTAATAGTGATGACAACAAAGCAGCAAGAGTGATCAAGTAAAGAAGACCATGGGCCTTATTAAAAAACCTCATCTGTGTTATAGCAGCATTGCATTCTGGTCTATTTCCTGCTCTTATTGGTGTAGATGTTGGTCTCTACACCTCTTCTGACAATGGATTTCTCCTCGAATGATTGTTGAATGCTGTTGGAAAAGGGTGACTCTAAAAAGAAGCCCTTGTTCTTGGACTGTAACAAGTCATCGTCAGTTTATTTAACATCCAACAAACCAAGGCTTTTCAGTAAATGCTCAATGCTTTTTCATAagcttttaataaaaacaaagagcAGTTTATAACCCAGCCTCTTACCTGATTGTGAGGAAGAAATTGGACCCGACCAGCTCGTCCCTCTCTGCCTTCCTCTTGCCCTGTTTCCAGGCCTTCTCATCCGCCCCGCACGTTAGGAAATGCTGGAAAACGTCACAGCGTGCCAGCACAGGATGGCTGGTCATGTGGTTCATCCACCAGATCAGTCCCTTCCTCCGTTTGGAGATGAAGTCTTCCTCGAAGCGGCCGGTGGCCTGCTTCTCTGGCAGGTGGGGCACTGAGATGACCGGGAAGCGCTCCACGAGCCGAGCGTACAGCCAGTCAAAGTGCTTATACCTGCAGGGGTAATGAAGGGGAGACAGGAGGGAGGGTTTAATGGAGATATTTTGAGTGGGCGAGAAAGGAAGGAGAAGGTTCCGTAAATGGGAACAAGTGAGATTAGGAAGTGAAGTAAAAGGCAGGAAAATGCAGTGAGAGGGAGTGAAAAAGAaggagccccccccccccaatccccACCCCAGGACCAAGTGGAAGCTGAAATGTAAGTGAGTAAGTGTTGGTTTGAAATGACAGACCTACTGACAGGGAAACAATGTAAAAGGTGCAGAGGGAATATCAGAAAGGAAAAGGGGAGATTCCTGAGAACTCCAGAGGGCAAACGGCCACAGTCAActctgtttttgacattttgtgggAACAATTGCGGCCACAGGAAAAGCCACAGTAACGTGTATTTTTAAGTGTATGGGGGCCGGGGGGATTCGGTGAAGATATAGGCCTACGTTTGGAAAACCCcggagaggaaagaaaaggaggaggaagaggacaagGAAGACATCCCCTGTACCTGCGGTTGACTTGTACATTGGTGTGGGTCGGGGTCAGGCCGTAGGACATGTAGCTCTTCATGCCTTTGAACTTGGTCTGCTTGGTGGGGTCGTCGATGGTGCACAGGAACGGATACGGGTCCTCCTGCCACTCCGGTCCATGCTTCCCCATCGCCACGCAGATCCGGTCCCCGTCCTTCACAAAAGCAGACGCCTCCCCGAGCAGGAAGGCCTCCCCTCCAGACTTGACAAAGGTGGAGAACCTGTTGAGGTTCCTCCCCACTGTTGCTGAGCCCttggcctgctgctgctgctgctggctgctctCGCGCCTCCCGGGCAACGAGGTGGTCACCGGGTACATGGCGGGCGAGCGGCCCAGACCCTGCTTCCCTGCGTCAGCTGCAGGAGAGGCGTCATCCCAGTCGTCGTCCCAATCGTCATCGCTGCCCTGGCTGGCGTGGAAGCTGCCTCCACCGCTGCCACTGCTGCCAGCCCCAAGGCCTCTTGGAGACTGCGTGTCCGAGGATGTGTAGGAGGTGTGGGTGGGCGTCAGGGCTTTGGTTTGGGGCGAGGAGAtgccgttgttgttgttggtgctgGAGGTGATGTGGTCCCTGATGATCTCCACATAGGAGGCAGGGAAGAGGCCAGCCTCCCCCCTGCTGTTCTCCCCCTCCAGCCAgccctccagctcctcctcgTTGAACAGAGTCACCAGCTCGTTCTCTGTTATGGAGATCTCCCCTGGGTTTTCAGAGTGGAAGTCATACAGCACTCTGGCCTTTAACGCCATAATTCTCAGTAGGCCTACTAACAGGCTATCACttgttgtctcttttttttcttctgttttcctAATTGTTGCTTCAagaacttttcttttcttttattcccGGATTTAAATCTTTTAAGTCTGAAACCTCAATGAGATTTAGATCACGCAGtggcaacagcagcaacaattGGGactataggctatatatatatttttttcttccactcTGGTCAAAATCAAACAGGCTTGTATCCGAGATTCATGCATTAAAGAACAAGAAGAGAAACACACAGTCTATCCGACACCCACCTCCTCTCTCCGCTCCTCtcatatatcatttgtttccaTGCAGAACTTAATCCAAGTCGGAAAATACAGAGGGAAAGCTGCCTTTACGGGATAGTTTTTCACCGAGGAAAGACGCCGGTTAAAGTTTAGAGTTGACGAAGTTGCGACGGCTGTGTAGCTGCTTTATTCCTCCAGATAAGagccgggggggggggagcttttttttttttcctcctctccccGAGATGCTTGTAAGTTAAAGACATCAGTCCTAACACGTAGTGGCCTGGCTCACTAACGGAGGGTGGAGCCAGCAGCAAGTTTAGTCAAGTCACTGAATTCATACACGGGGAAAAAACCCCTATAACCTCATGTTTAAAAGCTCCTGACCATAGGCTGTCGACACGTCACCCCCTATACTGTGAATATGCGATATGCATCCAAATCGATAGGCAAATCTAAATCGCTATTTGATCATATCAATTAGGCTAGGCATATATTCGTTATTTGAATGTTATTAACTAATCCTTTAACGAGTTTACAAACATATAGGCCCATCTCTCCATTAAAAGTCAAGTTAAAGTATGTTGTGTAGGCCTATAACACAACTCATGGACTTTATTTTCGAAGAGGGAGTAGGCTAGATATAGGCTAGGCTAATTTTAAGAATTCTTAACCAGGTATAGCTAGGCTAATTCAACTTTTCTGTGGAAAAACAATGGCCTGTATCAAATAATAGTAGGCTAGTAGTAATAGAAcaatcttattattatttattatatgatGTATACAAGCAGTTCAACTCACATATGAGTGTATTGTGTTCTTAGTAAAACACACGCCTTTATAAGGCTGCAATGAAATGATGCAGCCAATTTACAAATCAATTTTTATTTAGgatatttattttgattattttttcctCCTGTATCATCGCACCTGTTAAGTGTCATCATGGTTACAAACCCTCGGTTTTTGGTAAATGAAGTAAAGGCACGCTTTTATTAGCCTGCTGGTAAGTCTATTGCAGATTCGTTTATGATGTTtagaaatgtttttaataaaataaaataatataatataatataatcagTATTGTGTGCGTTGATCCACCCCGCCGCTAGAGGTCAGTGATCATCATCACAGTGAAAGGGAGACGACCTGCAGTTCCTCCTCCTGTCCAGCAGTTGGCAGTAAAGACACTTTCACGTTAGATTCTGGCGCTGTGAAACCTTCCAGACAAAGAATGCATGTACAGTCTATGCTGAGTTAAACAAATGTTTAAGGCTAACGCTACATCAGCGGTTATTATTATAACCTATTTGGCTACATCCTACATTTAAtcacacattattattttgcGTCATAACAAGATTATTAGTCGCCTCGGGTTGAGGCGGCCGACACTCGCGAAATAAATGAGGAATATGTGAAACCTGTGGGATGTCTTAAAAAGGTAAATATGAGAGATGTTGCTGAACTGTTGGGAGCTGTGATTGAAGCCTGATGACTTGTGGTTTGACTGGTGACAAATGTGTAGACGTGTGCGACAGGCTGGTGAGCCACAAGACGTCTGTTTGTACCCGATGAGAGGTTGATTGTAGTTTTAAGTGAGAGTTGCATGAACGAGTCACTTATCCAGCTGTTAttattaacgttaacgttaaactGAGGTTTGTAGAGCCCGGAGCtagacagatgtgtgtgtgtgtgtgtgtgtgtgtgtgtgtgtgtgtgtgtgtgtgtgtgtgtgtgtgtgtgtgtgtgagaaagagattTTGCCAATTTAGCAAGAAAAAAAGCCCTATAAATTATAATaaacataataatataataaaatttcAATTTGAAATTGAAGGCCTGCTCGTTTTctgtatacacatacagtacacattgGCCTATTGTATAGCGCCATAATGGCGTGTAATACATTAATGTCATATTTGTTATACATTTGAACATGTTGCTTCTCTAACCACAATGACTTTCATTTACACTATTATAAATGAGCCTACATTAACAGTTTGAGTATTGACAATAATTATGCAAGTAGTGATATGCAACTTTTTCAAGATAGGAATTACAAAAAGGAaactaataaattaataaaactcGAGAGTTAAAAGTCCTGTCTGCTTCATCATTTGAATTGAAACTATCAACACCGAGCAGGAGGACCAATAAACCATGTGACTATTTCTTAAGTAGAATATAGAGTTTTGATGATTAATTGATGAAGTGAGATTAGTCATTTCTTTTCATAAACAATTATGGAAAGTTTCCTAAGGATCAGCTGGATTGTTAGAGGCCACACACTAAACAGATTCTCCTTTACATTTTTAGCAGTGCTGGAAAGAAAAGGTGGTGGACCAACTAAAGAAAACTCATTTTAAAGTGTTTCTGGTATAATGAAAAAAGTTGAGTCAGTTGAATaaatcttaaaggacaattccggcgtaaaacgaacctaggggttaataacagatgtgtacccgctctgtctttctctgagacatgttttcatgctaatcaaatgtgtttgtagtttgaaacaagctagcacggaccgctggttagcttacaacgctagtattcggggcacaggaaaagtaaaaacaaatcacaatttataccactaaaaagacggtagcatagtgagggtccctaaatgttaaccgaagcattgagaacattgtaagtgtacagacagtttattaaaaagatagtttagaaagacagtagctccaaAGAcagcggccgcctgtatacagAACacaactgtctttataatctctttttaataaactatctgtactcttacaaagttctcaatgattcggttaacatttaggaaccctcattatgctaccgttgaagtgtggtgatattttgagcctttttagtggtataaatagcgatttgtttttactttccctgtgccccgaatactagcgttgtaagctaaccagcggtccgcgctagcttgtttcaagctacaaacacattcgattagcacgAAAACATGTCTCAGAGAATGACAGAgcgggtacacatctgttattaacccctaggttcgttttgcaccTTTAATTTCTTCGTGGGCATGTTCCGAAGAACTGGgtgcacaaaaaaacatcatcTAAAGTTATGTTAACTGGGCAAACGTATAAATAATtatcctctccctcttctccagGTTTCTATCATGTCCGACCCGGTTCAGACCACCTCTGACAGTCTGTCTAAACTGGTCCGCTGGGCTCACAGCCACGGCACCATCTGCAACCTCATCCCAAGCTTGCAGCGCCTCACCTATGCTTCCCACGGCAACGTGCTCACACCTGAACCTGTTACCCGTGGCAGCAGCGACCCTGTCGCCGTGTGGAGTTGTGGCGCCGGACACGCCTACCACTGGCCCCTCAGTGACCATAGCAACGCCTGCGGAAGCTCAGCGAATACCAGCCAGGGCCAGGAGAGGGTTGTTGGACGGCGTCCGTCCGATAAGGTAAAGAAGGGATTTGAGCTATTTTGTTTGTGTAATCTTAAATTGAATAGCATCTCAATTTGAGATGTTCAGCACAACTATAATACTACAAGATATTTAAATGCAGTTTCAATGGTGTAATCCCAATGTCCAACCTTATAGACTCGCCACAAATCCACAATTcatacaatgttaaaaacaggGAGGACCTGTAAAAGTTTTGAAAAATCAGAAAAGTGAAATCCAACCTACTGCCCTGTTGTAAGCTCTATCCAACACCTTTCTGTAGGCGGCATTCTTTGAGGAAAGCAGCCTACAATGTCGTGGCcgtctgtattttatttatttcataattACCAACATAAAGTTGACAGAGGGTTAAAGGTAGACAACTCCTCAGTCTCAAAAGTCCAATTTATACTGGCTTATTAAAAGATACACCAGTCTTGTCATCTACATTTGTCCAAACAGTCTTGAAATGTAGATTTTGAAAGAGGCAGTGATTAGTCTTTGTTTCCACTTTTTACTTTGTTGACCACAAATCAGTTTCTGAATGAATTTGTGTTGGGAAAAAACTGACCATTTAGTTGCAGAAATGTGGTCAATTTTAttgtgttaaagtgctcatattatgttcattttcaggttcataattgtatttagaggttgtaccagaataggtttgtggtttaattttcaaaaaaacaccatatgttTGTTGtaatgcacattgctgcagctcctcttttcaccctgtgtgttgagctctctgttttagctacagagtgagacatctcacttctgtttcatctttgttgggagtcgcacatgcgcagtacctaggtaaggactactagccagtcagaagcagagtatgagggcgtgccacgctagcagctaggcaagcattataacgtgtgttacaaagtgacgcacgttcttTCTGATTCCACCACTTGTAGGAGCCACACTTTTTTGAAATCCTAGGCATTCAGGCTTTAAAGGGATGCTCTCGAGGTTTAGTATTGGACTCTAGAGTCCTCAGGAGTGGGGGGCTTGCAAGAGACACATAAAAATGAGAATGGTTAAAATCGATGCAGTA
Proteins encoded:
- the LOC116048882 gene encoding sorting nexin-18-like, with the translated sequence MALKARVLYDFHSENPGEISITENELVTLFNEEELEGWLEGENSRGEAGLFPASYVEIIRDHITSSTNNNNGISSPQTKALTPTHTSYTSSDTQSPRGLGAGSSGSGGGSFHASQGSDDDWDDDWDDASPAADAGKQGLGRSPAMYPVTTSLPGRRESSQQQQQQAKGSATVGRNLNRFSTFVKSGGEAFLLGEASAFVKDGDRICVAMGKHGPEWQEDPYPFLCTIDDPTKQTKFKGMKSYMSYGLTPTHTNVQVNRRYKHFDWLYARLVERFPVISVPHLPEKQATGRFEEDFISKRRKGLIWWMNHMTSHPVLARCDVFQHFLTCGADEKAWKQGKRKAERDELVGSNFFLTISTPAVPLDLQEVESKIEGFKTFTKRMDENIVVVNATINEFARKQMAGFKKEYQKVGQSFALLGQAFELDQQTYSAGLNKAIAYTGEAYEAVGEYFAEQPRHDLAPISDLLDLYRGHLANFPDIIHVQKGALTKVKDCPKQEGELHDRCNIISCATLAEIQHFHRTRVRDFRSQMQHYLREQIGFFQKITAKLEDALQRYDDEE